In Aspergillus fumigatus Af293 chromosome 4, whole genome shotgun sequence, one genomic interval encodes:
- a CDS encoding PaaI family thioesterase: MTTLRFVRSVWESFRATSGLEPRLLDNYRTSVSGYTNSRSQLRVTAARPGTVNFELDIQKEHTNRLSILHGGTIASMVDLGGSLAVASRGLFATGVSTDLNVTYLSSGGKVGDKIQAEVTCDKFGKTLAYTNIKFMNSKGEVFARGSHTKYAFALHRIRQFEELTALTGRYIALAWKDPKNIVEELDGRKES, encoded by the exons ATGACAACCTTGCGATTTGTCAGATCT GTCTGGGAGTCCTTCCGGGCTACCTCAGGGTTAGAGCCTCG CCTCCTTGACAAT TATCGGACAAGCGTTTCGGGATATACTAATAGCCGCTCTCAGCTCCGAGTAACTGCTGCACGACCTGGAACTGTCAACTTTGAGCTTGATATCCAGAAAGAGCACACG AATAGACTCAGCATCCTTCATGGAGGGACAATAGCTAGTATGG TGGACCTTGGCGGCTCCCTAGCTGTCGCTTCTCGAGGCTTGTTTGCGACAGGTGTCTCGACAGATCTTAATG TAACATACCTGAGCTCCGGTGGTAAAGTTGGAGACAAGATCCAAGCG GAAGTCACTTGCGATAAGT TTGGGAAGACTCTAGCATACACAAACATCAAGTTCATGAACTCCAAGGGTGAGGTCTTCGCAAGAGGAAGTCATACAAAGTACGCGTTTGCGCTTCACCGAATAAGACAGTTCGAAGAGCTGACTGCGTTAACCGGCAGGTACATTGCTCTTGCCTGGAAAGACCCCAAAAACATTGTTGAGGAACTCGATGGACGCAAGGAATCGTAG
- a CDS encoding RNA helicase aquarius has translation MGLQTRQAMAQGLDSRPTVADFREDSSWVQLAKTHWLGASTVRKAKQDVIRQGLWEPLEAENFSLRSLLTLENLNILEKYLWPTYSEDASNHHVLLIALIVSIKQRDHLPIWETFSDRPGDFSNLFHRILSMSVDNSLSTFSRQSILSFIISAFQSLENVLIRKECAPLVSISIWHNLSSEELRDRIFAKVPSLKKAWRAAGKRYEAGDETAKARMRFERSWLFTMLLDFLRRLNGSEQELSDNLRYCERFLEYLVDLESQLPTRRYVNTLLKDLNLLPVIRLSQMYRSPGNALFRDLVELLNHFSGFAIDDYTGEPLDPQAIYESHSRELAHLQRTAMKHFKDKLMILALSNYGSIEQRSELEGQLSALNDSELQSLCMHLGFRTDYPKQSGVIPTRHLYLEILLSFYERKVPFQETASRLSIVPTEKDLYDPSFLRNETYDGSRPLAIPKLNLQYLSLGDFLWRSFLLYRSEAFFQVRKDMEAIIKRMQPRSSRDGKTLTFDGFSRMAIPISKPAIIEVAPPKVGSSDPAFVRAEIAIEVGRLADHIRKEWDSLRPDDVVFLLAVQPGTANNSVFRDSSVETPSLMHLRTATVVQVLDEQGRPLREPVVGHTNGYQSRPRLRRLLLNLDPSAFKADKDRTSQGKQDIYPLINVIARRKGRENNFRSILENMQRLIVSDVTLPSWIQDIFLGYGDPAGARYTELPNRLKSVDFRDTFLDWQHLVESFPGCTIEPSGNEASSFGPPYVIEYVENTSKAPSETSLKKRRRDPVEKEGTSARVIRVSTYKQPNPGPYPVDAPKLNTIRFTPAQVEAIASGTQPGLTVIVGPPGTGKTDVATQIINNIYHDFPKERTLLIAHSNQALNQLFQKIVALDIDERHLLRLGHGEEELETETSYSKYGRVESFLENRNYFLAEVTRLAASIGAEGAHGNSCETAGYFNTVYIQPAWAKFFDHARAESTTTEDIIASFPFHAYFSTAPQPVFDPAASKETLLDVAEGCQRHIDKIFSELEDIRPFEILRQSRDKANYLLVKEARIIAMTSTHAAMRRQEIADLGFHYDNVVMEEAAQITEIESFIPSALQHMKNGELPLKRVVLCGDHLQNSPIIQNLAFRQYAHFEQSLFLRLVRLGVPVINLDQQGRARPSLAELFRWRYHQLGDLPIVHTAQEYKHANAGFQYDYQFINVPDYQGSGEREPTPHFIQNLGEAEYAVAIYQYMRLLGYPASKISILATYAGQTALIKDVLAHRCAKNALFGMPKIVTTVDKYQGEQNDYVILSLTRTRTVGYLRDVRRLTVALSRSRLGLYILGRREVFESCYELKPAFDLLLQRPDKLMLTTGEMFPTTRSLDDEVQGTPMEGVEHLGQYVFEMTQAKVRAMGDQDLIVDDALPDGENELLDEDEVMLGAGDEPEDDPLHEQT, from the exons ATGGGCCTGCAAACACGTCAGGCTATGGCGCAAGGCCTCGATTCCCGGCCAACGGTGGCGGACTTCCGTGAGGACAGCTCATGGGTCCAGCTGGCCAAAACCCACTGGCTTGGGGCCTCTACCGTCCGCAAAGCCAAGCAGGATGTTATTAGACAGGGATTATGGGAACCCTTAGAAGCTGAAAACTTCAGCCTTCGTTCGCTCTTGACACTGGAGAACTTAAATATTCTGGAGAA ATACCTGTGGCCGACATATTCGGAAGATGCGTCCAATCACCATGTGCTACTAATTGCGCTGATTGTCAGCATTAAGCAGCGAGATCATTTGCCAATATGGG AGACCTTCTCTGACCGGCCCGGCGACTTCTCCAACCTTTTCCATCGTATCCTCTCTATGAGCGTCGACAATTCTTTGTCTACCTTCTCTCGCCAATCGATATTGTCCTTCATTATCAGTGCTTTCCAATCCCTGGAGAACGTACTCATCCGAAAGGAGTGCGCACCTCTCGTTTCGATTTCCATCTGGCACAATCTCTCGAGCGAAGAACTAAGGGATCGGATCTTTGCTAAAGTACCATCATTAAAGAAAGCCTGGAGAGCAGCTGGGAAGCGGTacgaagctggagatgagACAGCAAAGGCGAGGATGCGATTCGAGCGATCGTGGCTCTTTACTATGCTTCTGGATTTCTTGCGGCGATTGAATGGGTCCGAGCAGGAATTGTCTGATAATCTACGCTATTGTGAGAGGTTTCTGGAATACCTGGTAGACTTGGAGAGTCAGCTCCCGACACGGCGCTACGTCAACACGTTATTGAAGGATCTCAACTTACTCCCGGTTATACGGCTTTCGCAAATGTACCGTTCTCCTGGAAATGCTCTCTTCCGCGACCTCGTTGAGCTTCTTAACCATTTCTCAGGATTCGCAATCGATGATTACACCGGCGAACCTCTTGACCCGCAGGCAATCTATGAGAGCCATTCCCGAGAGTTGGCACATTTGCAGCGGACCGCAATGAAGCACTTCAAGGATAAGCTGATGATCCTTGCTCTGTCAAATTACGGCTCAATCGAGCAACGCTCAGAACTGGAAGGGCAACTGAGTGCCCTGAACGACTCCGAGCTTCAAAGTCTCTGTATGCACCTGGGTTTCCGGACAGATTATCCCAAACAATCCGGTGTCATACCGACTCGACATCTCTATCTCGAGATACTTCTGTCATTCTACGAGCGCAAGGTGCCGTTTCAAGAGACCGCATCCCGACTAAGCATTGTGCCCACAGAAAAAGATCTCTATGACCCTTCATTCTTGCGAAACGAAACCTATGACGGATCTCGACCGCTTGCGATTCCGAAACTGAATCTTCAATATCTGAGCCTTGGCGACTTTCTTTGGCGGTCGTTCCTGCTGTATCGTTCCGAAGCTTTCTTCCAGGTCCGAAAGGATATGGAAGCGATTATCAAGCGGATGCAGCCTCGATCAAGCCGCGATGGTAAAACGCTGACCTTCGATGGTTTCTCTCGCATGGCCATTCCCATCTCCAAACCAGCCATAATCGAGGTTGCACCTCCTAAAGTAGGCTCGTCTGACCCAGCTTTTGTGAGAGCTGAGATTGCAATCGAAGTTGGCAGGTTAGCAGATCACATTCGGAAGGAGTGGGACTCACTTCGTCCAGATGACGTCGTCTTCCTTCTAGCTGTCCAACCGGGTACTGCAAACAATTCCGTTTTCAGGGACAGCTCTGTAGAGACTCCGAGTCTGATGCACCTTAGGACTGCAACGGTGGTTCAGGTTCTCGATGAACAGGGTCGCCCACTTCGTGAACCAGTTGTGGGCCACACGAATGGGTATCAATCTCGACCTCGCCTCCGGAGATTGCTGCTCAATCTGGATCCATCCGCTTTCAAGGCTGATAAGGATCGCACCTCCCAAGGAAAGCAGGACATTTATCCATTGATAAACGTGATTGCAAGACGGAAAGGGCGGGAGAACAATTTCAGGTCGATACTGGAGAACATGCAGAGACTCATTGTCTCTGATGTTACCCTTCCTTCTTGGATTCAGGATATCTTTCTAGGATACGGAGATCCTGCAGGTGCCAGGTATACGGAATTGCCCAACCGACTGAAGTCAGTTGATTTCCGAGACACTTTTCTGGACTGGCAGCACCTAGTGGAAAGTTTCCCAGGGTGCACCATTGAGCCTTCGGGTAATGAGGCGTCGAGTTTCGGGCCCCCGTACGTAATTGAATACGTTGAAAATACTTCCAAAGCGCCTTCAGAAACATCGTTGAAGAAGCGACGGAGAGATCCggttgagaaggaaggaaCAAGTGCACGAGTGATCCGCGTGTCGACATACAAACAGCCAAATCCAGGTCCCTATCCTGTCGATGCTCCCAAACTCAACACCATTCGTTTCACCCCAGCTCAGGTTGAAGCTATCGCATCCGGCACGCAGCCCGGATTGACTGTGATCGTTGGCCCTCCTGGAACTGGTAAAACGGATGTTGCAACTCAAATCATCAATAATATTTACCATGACTTCCCGAAGGAGCGTACCCTTCTGATCGCGCACAGTAACCAGGCTCTTAATCAGTTGTTCCAAAAGATCGTTGCCCTAGACATCGATGAacgtcatcttcttcgactCGGCCATGGTGAAGAGGAACTCGAAACCGAAACCAGTTACAGCAAATATGGCCGCGTGGAGTCGTTTCTTGAAAACCGCAATTACTTCCTCGCTGAAGTGACACGCTTAGCGGCGTCGATCGGTGCAGAAGGCGCACACGGCAATTCGTGTGAGACGGCTGGGTATTTCAATACAGTCTACATCCAGCCAGCCTGGGCAAAATTCTTCGACCATGCTCGTGCTGAAAGTACAACCACCGAGGATATCATTGCGTCTTTTCCATTCCATGCCTATTTCTCAACTGCCCCTCAGCCTGTGTTTGATCCGGCCGCTTCGAAGGAGACATTGCTGGATGTGGCGGAAGGTTGTCAACGGCATATCGACAAGATCTTCTCTGAGCTGGAGGATATTCGCCCATTTGAGATTCTGAGGCAATCCCGTGACAAGGCAAACTATCTCCTTGTGAAAGAAGCGAGAATCATTGCTATGACATCTACACATGCGGCAATGCGTCGACAGGAAATCGCCGACCTTGGCTTCCATTATGACAACGTCGTGATGGAAGAGGCGGCGCAGATTACTGAGATCGAAAGTTTTATTCCGTCCGCCCTACAGCACATGAAGAATGGCGAGCTCCCTCTGAAACGCGTGGTTCTTTGCGGCGATCACCTTCAGAACTCTCCGATTATTCAGAACCTTGCTTTCCGCCAGTACGCCCATTTCGAGCAGAGTCTTTTCCTACGCTTGGTAAGACTAGGCGTCCCTGTGATCAACCTTGATCAGCAGGGCCGAGCAAGACCTAGCTTGGCAGAACTTTTCCGGTGGCGTTATCATCAGCTTGGAGATTTGCCCATTGTTCACACGGCTCAAGAATACAAGCACGCGAATGCTGGCTTCCAGTACGACTATCAGTTCATCAACGTCCCAGATTATCAGGGGAGCGGAGAAAGGGAGCCGACCCCTCACTTCATCCAGAACCTGGGAGAAGCCGAGTACGCTGTCGCCATTTATCAGTACATGCGTCTCCTAGGGTACCCGGCATCAAAGATATCCATTCTTGCTACCTACGCAGGCCAAACGGCGCTGATTAAAGACGTTCTTGCCCATCGATGTGCTAAAAACGCACTGTTTGGCATGCCTAAGATCGTAACAACTGTGGATAAGTATCAGGGTGAACAGAACGACT ACGTTATCCTTTCCCTCACGCGAACTCGCACAGTGGGCTATCTCCGAGACGTTCGCCGCCTTACGGTAGCTCTTTCCCGTTCCCGCCTAGGTCTCTATATCCTCGGTCGTCGCGAGGTTTTTGAGTCATGCTATGAACTCAAGCCGGCCTTTGACCTTCTCCTACAGCGCCCTGACAAACTCATGTTGACCACGGGCGAAATGTTCCCAACCACAAGATCGCTGGACGACGAGGTTCAGGGTACACCTATGGAGGGAGTCGAACATCTCGGGCAATATGTGTTTGAAATGACTCAGGCCAAGGTTAGGGCCATGGGTGATCAGGACCTCATAGTAGACGATGCATTGCCTGACGGGGAAAACGAGCTgttggacgaggacgaagttATGCTTGGAGCGGGCGATGAGCCCGAGGATGACCCATTGCATGAGCAGACGTGA
- a CDS encoding TFIIH/NER complex subunit TFB2, with product MQLLQSDRTQDRPVILTLHRGGFLVPTPDDAAEITNYFGPAGKMAAAPPRPFDYLESLPGTVFNKLYQQPSTALAIFRRMLPDLAKCFVMALLYLKDPLPAADLEAWVRPGSLKERDNALSILGRLHIMTSTTTSDNIKAYTVTDPFASSLRQALTGAEQTQSFGVLSQISDKEAVSIADLDEYSRRQWEGVLGYMVGTSGLGMQRDVSLSKGVKELLQAGHLVEIRDRRVEITQDGFAFALQDVGTQVWHILVLYVESAAAIGMDSVEVLSFVFFLSSLELGKSYEKKQLTSNQLRTLTDLADFGIVYQETPDATHFYPTRLATTLTSDSSTLSNPLAGSLSGPTGTSSSKAGSGFIIIETNYRLYAYTSSPLQISLIALFTTLKYRFPNLITGKITRQSVRRAVEMGITADQIISYLSTHAHPQMRKHNVSRSTSNQAGMPVSVLPPTVVDQIRLWQLERDRVKATHGFLFRDFNTLAEYEAPCRYAEEIGVLVWKSDRKRMFFVTRHHQVAAFLKSRRK from the exons ATGCAACTTCTCCAATCAGACAGAACTCAAGACCGCCCAGTTATCCTCACCCTTCATCGTGGAGGTTTCTTAGTGCCAACGCCTGATGATGCTGCAGAGATAACGAATTATTTTGGCCCTGCAGGCAAGATGGCTGCGGCACCACCCCGTCCTTTCGATTACCTGGAGAGCTTGCCTGGTACTGTCTTCAACAAGCTCTACCAGCAGCCCTCCACTGCTCTCGCCATTTTCAGGCGCATGCTGCCTGACCTGG CAAAATGTTTCGTGATGGCCCTTCTCTACCTCAAGGAcccacttccagcagcggatTTGGAGGCGTGGGTCAGACCAGGCAGTTTGAA AGAGCGAGATAATGCGCTTTCAATTTTGGGCAGGTTGCACATTATGACCAGCACTACGACGTCGGATAACATAAAAGCATACACCGTCACCGATCCTTTTGCATCCTCTCTTCGGCAGGCTCTCACCGGTGCCGAGCAGACTCAATCGTTCGGTGTCCTGTCACAGATATCTGACAAAGAAGCCGTCTCCATTGCGGATTTGGACGAGTATTCCAGACGGCAGTGGGAAGGAGTTCTGGGATACATGGTGGGGACCAGTGGACTGGGCATGCAACGCGACGTCAGTTTGAGCAAAGGCGTGAAGGAGCTCTTGCAGGCGGGCCACCTCGTCGAGATCAGGGATCGTCGAGTGGAAATTACACAGGACGGGTTCGCTTTCGCTCTACAAGACGTTGGCACTCAAGTGTGGCATATCCTAGTTCTATATGTTGAGAGCGCCGCGGCCATCGGTATGGACAGCGTCGAGGTGCTTTCCTTTGTGTTCTTCCTGAGCAGTTTGGAACTGGGGAAATCatatgagaagaagcagttgaCGTCGAACCAATTGCGCACTCTGACCGACTTGGCCGACTTTGGTATCGTCTACCAAGAAACCCCGGATGCCACTCATTTCTACCCGACGCGCCTCGCAACCACCTTGACTTCCGACTCCAGCACTCTGAGCAATCCTCTCGCTGGCTCCCTTTCTGGACCTACGGGCACATCCTCGAGCAAGGCCGGTTCcggattcatcatcatcgaaacGAATTACCGACTCTACGCATATACCTCCTCACCGCTCCAGATCTCCCTCATTGCACTGTTCACCACATTGAAATATCGCTTCCCGAATTTGATCACGGGTAAAATCACCCGCCAGTCAGTCCGTCGTGCAGTGGAGATGGGCATCACCGCCGATCAAATCATCTCTTACCTATCAACACATGCACACCCACAAATGCGCAAGCACAATGTGTCCAGGTCGACTTCTAATCAAGCCGGAATGCCGGTGTCTGTCCTACCGCCTACCGTTGTGGATCAGATTCGTCTTTGGCAGCTCGAGAGAGATCGCGTCAAAGCGACACATGGCTTTTTATTCAGGGACTTCAACACTCTGGCCGAATATGAGGCCCCGTGTCGATATGCCGAGGAGATCGGCGTTCTGGTCTGGAAATCTGATCGCAAGCGGATGTTCTTTGTCACTCGACATCACCAGGTTGCTGCTTTCTTgaagagcaggaggaagTAA
- a CDS encoding THO complex subunit THO1/HPR1, translated as MSLAEHDAMHIYRKLVDDLLNRAEQIKKDAQIEPPLTEAHLGESIWAIQGEEKQMVEQLSQQTRFAAVELAFREKFYNLLANTTIDEPSFIRMWNLLDIISIFSDNEQCEPGLIFWLIEELLDSQTIDGCRKVFDYLESRRERNTKKHFKQKSLIILRSCNELLRRLSRAEDTVFCGRVFIFLFQSFPLGDKSAVNLRGEYHTENVTTFDEITKSGAKESDDMDVEMPDAKETLTATEALGHDHDGQPPPSASASQTLVQEQAKIPKLIVSKTEDKDSEKAVDLNALYPVFWGLQAYFSAPTKVFDSHHFSSFMTGLENTLIAFKNIRTDLENQSASKTAEEIRKSTKRKRSVDGQEIASSFNPKYLTSRDLFDLEVNDTAFRRHVLVQALILLDFVLSLTPKAKAKLADLTNKSVLYGFVLNEEDAKWATKMRKAIEEYLQEGAGGKFYYRMVDTVLSRDKNWVRWKAEGCPLIERPAVSVAEYLRARENATKTYANKRLRPSPMGALNLNFLAEGESLSSIEKLKEPERYSVPSADSFMMGIMDDELDIDTAHTKEDKDTAIRAKASKTWRILRLSAKGKLAAFDKIDDGKNLKALFEAPQPLESTTPAHEPASQASEPAAKASGDAGPEANASGQEEQPVDRNTTAVSEQTPGDLNDNNQEAVTGAPQAT; from the exons ATGTCGCTTGCTGAGCATGATGCGATGCATATATACAGAAAACTGGTCGATGATCTACTGAACCGTGCAGAACAAATCAAAAAAGATGCGCAAATAGAACCCCCTTTAACAGAGGCTCATTTGGGCGAGTCGATATGGGCAATCCAGggggaagaaaagcaaatgGTGGAACAGCTGAGCCAGCAGACACGCTTTGCGGCAGTTGAACTCGCTTTCCGGGAAAAGTTCTACAACCTTCTG GCGAACACGACAATTGACGAGCCCTCGTTCATTCGCATGTGGAATTTGCTTGACATAATCTCAATTTTTTCTGATAATG AACAGTGCGAGCCCGGTTTGATATTTTGGTTGATCGAGGAGTTGCTCGATAGCCAGACCATTGATGGTTGTCGCAAGGTATTCGATTATTTGGAGTCCCGCCGAGAACGGAATACAAAG AAACACTTCAAGCAAAAGAGCTTGATTATCCTTAGATCCTGCAATGAGCTGCTTCGGAGGCTGTCCCGGGCAGAGGACACGGTATTTTGCGGCCGTGTCTTCATATTTTTATTTCAGAGTTTCCCGCTTGGGGATAAAAGTGCTGTTAATCTCCGCGGCGAATATCACACCGAAAATGTTACCACCTTTGACGAGATTACTAAATCAGGAGCCAAGGAGAGCGATGATATGGATGTGGAAATGCCCGATGCGAAGGAAACATTAACAGCAACTGAAGCCCTgggacatgatcatgatggccAACCACCACCTTCGGCCAGCGCTTCTCAGACGCTTGTACAAGAACAAGCAAAAATCCCCAAACTTATCGTCTCGAAAACTGAAGACAAGGATTCGGAGAAGGCAGTTGATTTGAACGCTCTGTACCCTGTTTTCTGGGGGCTGCAGGCATACTTCTCTGCCCCGACAAAAGTGTTTGATTCTCATCACTTCTCGTCCTTCATGACTGGTTTGGAAAACACATTGATCGCGTTCAAGAATATCAGAACAGACCTTGAGAATCAAAGTGCCAGTAAGACAGCCGAGGAAATACGGAAGTCTACAAAGCGGAAACGGAGCGTGGATGGCCAAGAAATTGCGAGCAGTTTCAACCCAAAGTATCTGACAAGCAGAGACTTGTTTGACCTCGAA GTCAACGACACTGCTTTTAGAAGACACGTTCTTGTACAGGCATTGATTCTTCTGGATTTTGTGCTTTCTCTTACACCGAAAGCGAAAGCAAAACTTGCTGATTTGACGAACAAATCAGTGCTTTACGGTTTTGTATtgaatgaagaagat GCCAAGTGGGCAACCAAGATGAGGAAAGCCATTGAGGAATATCTACAAGAAGGCGCTGGTGGTAAATTCTATTATCGCATGGTCGACACAGTTTTATCGAGGGATAAGAACTGGGTCCGTTGGAAAGCCGAGGGCTGTCCGCTCATCGAAAGGCCTGCCGTCTCAGTCGCAGAGTATCTCCGTGCTCGCGAGAATGCGACAAAAACCTATGCAAATAAGCGGCTTCGTCCCTCGCCTATGGGCGCCCTGAATCTCAACTTTTTGGCCGAGGGAGAGTCACTGTCAAGCatcgagaagctgaaggagccGGAGAG ATATTCTGTTCCCTCCGCCGACTCATTCATGATGGGCATCATGGATGATGAATTAGACATTGATACTGCGCATACGAAAGAAGACAAGGACACGGCGATTCGGGCAAAAGCGAGTAAAACTTGGCGCATTCTACGTCTTTCTGCTAAAGGCAAACTCGCGGCCTTTGACAAGATTGATGACGGCAAGAATCTGAAGGCTCTGTTTGAAGCCCCGCAACCTCTTGAGAGCACCACTCCTGCTCATGAACCGGCCTCCCAGGCTTCTGAGCCCGCGGCTAAGGCATCCGGCGATGCCGGACCGGAAGCCAATGCATCcggacaagaagaacagcCAGTTGACAGGAATACTACAGCAGTTTCCGAACAGACACCAGGTGATCTGAATGATAACAATCAAGAAGCAGTTACCGGGGCTCCCCAGGCGACCTGA
- a CDS encoding PhzF family phenazine biosynthesis protein — MTEQVRFVTLDVFTSRPYAGNPLAVVFLPDSNKPAVTQQQKQSIAREFNLSETIFVHSEKGEKRIIDIFTPDSELPFAGHPTIGAACWFLYLSPDEGDKGVVKTLTTKSGDIPISLQLGQPWPAVTARIAHNTRLHQSRFPLQQLLRLHPFLSGFFRITGTVEPAFPIFSIVNGMSQVHVELPSLEALAAVTTASGGEVISGGSGYLDEGWDAGLCVTYFYVRNVKDPQTGANTIRTRAIFGNLEDPATGSAASGLAAYLSLMERKPGQYKYNIVQGVEIGRRSEIGVEVVVNQDNKIDTVELQGGAVKVSEGNILLPPK; from the coding sequence ATGACTGAACAAGTCCGATTTGTCACTTTGGACGTCTTCACGTCACGGCCGTATGCTGGCAATCCACTAGCCGTGGTGTTCCTCCCGGACTCAAACAAGCCGGCTGTGACACAACAGCAGAAGCAGTCGATTGCGCGCGAGTTCAACTTGTCAGAGACCATTTTTGTCCATTCtgaaaagggagaaaaacGCATTATCGACATCTTCACCCCTGACAGTGAACTCCCATTCGCAGGCCATCCCACCATAGGAGCTGCCTGCTGGTTTCTATATCTTTCCCCGGACGAAGGAGACAAGGGAGTCGTCAAGACCCTGACCACCAAGTCGGGGGATATCCCCATATCGCTGCAATTGGGACAGCCCTGGCCTGCAGTAACTGCTAGAATCGCGCATAATACACGGCTGCACCAGTCCAGATTTCCGCTCCAGCAACTGCTCCGATTGCACCCTTTCTTGTCTGGCTTTTTCCGTATAACCGGTACCGTGGAGCCAGCTTTCCCCATCTTCTCTATCGTCAATGGGATGAGCCAGGTCCATGTCGAGCTGCCCTCCCTCGAGGCTCTCGCTGCTGTTACCACGGCCTCGGGTGGTGAGGTTATCTCTGGGGGCTCTGGCTATCTGGATGAAGGTTGGGATGCAGGTCTCTGTGTGACGTACTTCTACGTACGCAATGTCAAGGACCCACAGACTGGTGCAAATACTATTCGGACCAGGGCGATTTTCGGAAACCTAGAAGATCCAGCAACAGGAAGTGCGGCCAGCGGTCTCGCGGCTTATCTGTCTTTGATGGAAAGGAAACCTGGTCAGTATAAATACAACATTGTGCAAGGGGTGGAGATTGGCAGACGCAGTGAGATTGGGGTAGAGGTTGTGGTCAACCAGGATAACAAGATCGACACTGTTGAGCTTCAGGGAGGCGCTGTGAAGGTATCCGAAGGAAACATTCTACTGCCTCCGAAATGA